Proteins encoded by one window of Acidobacteriota bacterium:
- the rpsR gene encoding 30S ribosomal protein S18 has product MADERGSSRHSSGPKGRGASRGGDKGGPRRSMFRRRKVCKFCTDKIDHIDYKDVKMLQPFIPERAKIIPRRISGVCAMHQRKLQIAIKRARLLAMLPYVTD; this is encoded by the coding sequence ATGGCTGACGAACGAGGATCCTCTCGACACTCGTCCGGCCCCAAGGGCCGTGGCGCTTCGCGCGGAGGCGACAAGGGCGGCCCGCGCCGCTCGATGTTCCGCCGCCGCAAGGTCTGCAAGTTCTGCACGGACAAGATCGATCACATCGATTACAAGGACGTGAAGATGCTGCAGCCCTTCATTCCCGAACGCGCGAAGATCATCCCGCGCCGGATCTCCGGCGTGTGTGCGATGCATCAACGCAAGCTGCAGATTGCCATCAAACGGGCGCGCCTGCTGGCCATGCTGCCCTACGTGACGGATTAG
- the dnaB gene encoding replicative DNA helicase codes for MNDPTTDRPLPHNLEAERAVLGAILLNAEAIHQAVEYIKDVDFFRDAHRRMFAKMLSLMEHGQAIDFITLKDELGRTGELDRVGGPAYISSLVDGLPHGINVAEYARIVKQKATLRELIHTANRVLGAAYAAEEDAETVIDEAERDIFKIAEGSIHGGFVPMRDLANAGFAAVEQAHARKQLITGVPTGFKELDEMLAGLQPSDLIIVAARPAMGKTSLVLNIAQYVGTKKAMTVGFFSLEMSKEQLFLRMLTSEAAIDGHRLRTGFLGERDWPKLTDAMSTLTQAQVYIDDTASIGVLEMRAKARRLKAEHGLDLIVIDYIQLMQGRGRFENRVTELASISRGLKGLAKELNVPVVVLSQLSRAPENRPNRRPQLSDLRESGALEQDADVVIMIYREDMYEATEENQGVAELIVAKQRNGPTGTVRLAFIREYTRFENLEWKPPA; via the coding sequence ATGAACGACCCCACCACCGACCGCCCGCTCCCGCATAACCTCGAAGCCGAGCGCGCGGTGCTGGGTGCCATCCTGCTGAACGCCGAAGCGATCCACCAGGCGGTCGAGTACATCAAGGACGTCGACTTCTTCCGCGATGCGCACCGGCGCATGTTCGCGAAGATGCTCAGCCTGATGGAACACGGTCAGGCCATCGACTTCATCACGCTGAAAGACGAACTGGGGCGAACCGGCGAACTCGACCGGGTGGGCGGGCCCGCGTACATCAGTTCGCTGGTCGACGGCCTGCCGCACGGGATCAACGTCGCGGAGTACGCGCGGATCGTCAAGCAGAAGGCGACGCTGCGCGAGCTGATTCATACCGCCAACCGGGTCCTGGGCGCCGCGTATGCGGCCGAAGAAGACGCCGAGACGGTAATCGACGAAGCGGAACGCGACATCTTCAAGATCGCCGAGGGATCCATCCACGGCGGGTTCGTGCCCATGCGCGACCTCGCAAATGCGGGCTTCGCGGCCGTGGAACAGGCTCACGCGAGAAAGCAGCTCATCACGGGCGTGCCCACCGGCTTCAAGGAACTCGACGAGATGCTGGCCGGGCTCCAGCCGTCAGACCTGATCATCGTGGCCGCGAGGCCGGCCATGGGCAAGACGAGCCTGGTCCTCAATATCGCGCAGTACGTCGGGACCAAGAAGGCGATGACGGTCGGGTTCTTCAGCCTCGAAATGTCGAAAGAGCAGCTGTTCCTGCGCATGCTCACGTCGGAAGCCGCGATTGACGGCCACCGCCTGCGGACCGGGTTCCTCGGCGAGCGCGACTGGCCGAAGCTGACCGACGCCATGTCGACGCTGACCCAGGCGCAGGTCTACATCGACGACACCGCGTCGATTGGCGTCCTGGAGATGCGCGCGAAGGCGAGGCGCCTCAAAGCCGAACACGGTCTCGACCTCATCGTCATCGACTACATCCAGCTGATGCAGGGCCGCGGCCGATTCGAGAACCGGGTCACCGAGCTGGCGTCGATCTCGAGAGGGTTGAAAGGGCTGGCCAAGGAGCTCAACGTGCCGGTGGTCGTGCTGTCGCAGTTGAGCCGCGCGCCGGAGAACCGCCCGAACAGGCGGCCTCAGTTGTCGGACCTGCGGGAATCCGGCGCCCTCGAACAGGATGCTGACGTCGTCATTATGATCTACCGGGAAGATATGTACGAGGCGACGGAGGAGAACCAGGGCGTGGCCGAACTCATCGTGGCCAAGCAGCGCAACGGCCCGACCGGTACGGTGAGACTCGCCTTCATCCGCGAGTACACGCGGTTCGAGAACCTCGAGTGGAAGCCGCCCGCCTGA
- the ispD gene encoding 2-C-methyl-D-erythritol 4-phosphate cytidylyltransferase — MYVAAIIAAGGRGERLGAGRPKQLIEIAGQPMLQRSAQLLAAHPEVTEIVVVLPPDLVGRPPNYLLTLGKPVRIVEGGRRRQDSVANGFDVVQERADIILIHDAARPFASADLISRTIAAAVETGAALAALPASDTVKLASGETPPQGPLVERTIPRDRVYLAQTPQAFRTDVLRAAIAAGRAGVLATDEAALAEAAGYPVRLVMGDATNLKITTMDDLTVARALTERRGAVAGIRIGAGYDLHRLVEGRLLILGGVTIPAERGLAGHSDADVLSHALTDAVLGAVAMGDIGRHFPDTDPQWKGASSLAMLAHAVALARGAGYLVSNVDAVVIAEHPRLSPHIDEIRESLATVLGVEVSRVSVKGKTNEGVGEIGRGEAMAVHAVAVLVEQRVKET; from the coding sequence ATGTACGTCGCGGCAATCATTGCGGCAGGCGGACGGGGTGAGCGGCTCGGGGCCGGGCGCCCAAAGCAGTTGATCGAGATCGCGGGGCAGCCGATGCTCCAGCGATCGGCGCAGTTGCTGGCAGCGCATCCCGAGGTGACCGAGATCGTGGTGGTGCTGCCACCCGACCTTGTCGGCCGCCCGCCGAACTATCTGCTGACGCTCGGGAAGCCCGTGCGCATCGTCGAGGGCGGCCGGCGCCGGCAGGATTCCGTGGCCAACGGTTTTGACGTCGTGCAGGAGCGCGCCGACATCATCCTGATCCACGACGCCGCCCGTCCGTTTGCGAGCGCCGATCTGATTTCGCGGACGATTGCGGCCGCCGTCGAGACAGGTGCGGCGCTGGCCGCCCTGCCTGCGAGCGACACCGTCAAGCTGGCTTCGGGCGAGACGCCACCGCAGGGGCCGTTGGTGGAGCGGACGATTCCGCGGGACCGCGTGTACCTGGCGCAGACGCCGCAGGCCTTCCGCACCGATGTCTTGCGGGCGGCGATTGCCGCGGGCCGCGCAGGAGTTCTCGCGACCGACGAGGCGGCGCTGGCCGAAGCGGCCGGGTATCCGGTACGGCTGGTGATGGGTGACGCCACCAATCTCAAGATCACGACCATGGACGACCTGACTGTCGCACGTGCTCTGACGGAGCGTCGAGGAGCGGTCGCCGGTATCCGCATCGGCGCCGGCTACGATCTGCATCGGCTCGTCGAGGGGCGATTACTGATTCTGGGCGGTGTGACCATCCCCGCCGAGCGTGGGCTGGCAGGGCATTCCGACGCCGACGTGCTGTCGCACGCCCTGACAGACGCCGTGCTTGGCGCGGTGGCCATGGGTGATATCGGCCGTCACTTCCCCGACACCGATCCCCAGTGGAAAGGCGCGTCGAGCCTCGCGATGCTGGCGCATGCCGTGGCGCTGGCGCGCGGAGCCGGCTATCTGGTCAGCAACGTCGACGCCGTCGTGATCGCCGAACACCCCAGGCTCTCTCCGCACATTGATGAGATTCGCGAGAGCCTCGCCACAGTGCTGGGCGTGGAAGTCAGCCGCGTCAGCGTGAAGGGCAAGACCAACGAGGGTGTCGGCGAGATCGGGCGAGGCGAGGCCATGGCCGTCCATGCCGTGGCCGTGCTCGTGGAACAGCGGGTCAAGGAGACGTAG
- a CDS encoding PIN domain nuclease: MSGAGVVVNVASGAGLALVGIFCEWRLRVVSVAHLLGAMIGGSIGLVFANVLGAGLFWFGTTDTRIEFLHSFVYLAMTYLGLVVGGRHGEWLEPTRLITLFRAAGPQRRYKVLDTSVIIDGRVADVCETGFLDGTLVIPQFVLKELQQIADSSDTMRRNRGRRGLDILQKIQKMTGAEVMISDIDFPEVREVDLKLIELARSLQGKIVTNDFNLNKVAQLRGVAVLNINELANALKPVVLPGESMKVFILKEGKEYSQGVAYLDDGTMVVVDNARKLIGKTIDIVVTSVLQTTAGKMIFGRFIDPGGPPAQTVERDDAARRSKNGPHPAGPPAAGPDGK; encoded by the coding sequence ATCTCCGGCGCGGGCGTCGTGGTCAACGTGGCAAGCGGCGCCGGGCTGGCGCTGGTCGGAATCTTCTGTGAATGGCGGCTGCGCGTCGTCAGCGTCGCCCACCTGCTGGGCGCCATGATTGGAGGCTCAATCGGCCTCGTCTTCGCCAACGTCCTCGGCGCCGGCCTTTTCTGGTTCGGCACCACCGACACCCGGATCGAGTTTCTCCACAGCTTCGTGTATCTGGCGATGACGTATCTCGGACTCGTGGTCGGAGGCCGCCACGGCGAGTGGCTGGAGCCCACGAGGCTGATTACGCTGTTCCGAGCGGCAGGCCCGCAGCGCCGCTATAAGGTGCTCGATACCAGCGTCATCATCGATGGCCGCGTCGCCGATGTCTGCGAGACCGGATTCCTCGACGGGACCCTGGTCATCCCTCAGTTCGTGCTGAAGGAACTCCAGCAGATCGCCGATTCCAGCGACACGATGCGCCGCAACCGCGGCCGGCGCGGGCTCGACATTCTTCAGAAGATCCAGAAGATGACGGGCGCCGAAGTCATGATCTCCGACATTGATTTCCCTGAGGTGCGGGAGGTCGATCTCAAACTGATCGAGCTGGCCCGGTCGCTCCAGGGCAAGATCGTCACCAACGACTTCAATCTGAACAAGGTGGCGCAGCTACGCGGTGTCGCGGTCCTGAACATCAATGAGCTGGCCAACGCCCTCAAGCCCGTCGTGCTGCCAGGCGAGTCGATGAAGGTCTTCATCCTCAAGGAAGGCAAGGAGTACAGCCAGGGCGTCGCCTACCTCGACGACGGCACGATGGTGGTGGTGGACAATGCGCGAAAGCTGATTGGGAAGACCATCGACATCGTGGTGACCAGCGTCCTGCAGACGACCGCGGGGAAGATGATCTTCGGCCGGTTCATCGACCCGGGCGGACCGCCGGCGCAGACCGTGGAGCGTGACGACGCCGCGCGCCGTTCGAAGAACGGGCCGCATCCAGCAGGGCCGCCTGCCGCAGGGCCAGACGGCAAGTGA
- a CDS encoding lysophospholipid acyltransferase family protein, whose amino-acid sequence MTLPSFHWWRTVVVLIPAITVYTIVFGTLSLFSSFVDRSGRFAHRCARGWSRMILVTTGVQVEVRGLEQLTPGATYVFVSNHQSIYDIPVVFWALPFQLRIIAKQSLGSIPFFGWHLRHTGHLLVDRSHSDTAAILKRWRELIGDGLSLIIFPEGTRSVDGRVGRFKAGSFLLAMEARLPIVPVSITGTRLVMRKGFLTVRPGHVMLTVHAPVSTAEGSEHSDMPAAITLAEQVRSVVEARVVAEDRNIGTWPSN is encoded by the coding sequence GTGACCTTGCCTTCTTTCCACTGGTGGCGGACGGTAGTCGTCCTGATCCCGGCGATCACGGTCTACACGATCGTGTTCGGGACCCTGTCGCTGTTCTCAAGCTTCGTCGATCGCAGCGGGCGGTTCGCGCATCGGTGCGCGCGAGGGTGGTCTCGGATGATCCTGGTGACCACCGGCGTTCAGGTGGAGGTGCGGGGGCTGGAACAGTTGACGCCGGGCGCGACCTACGTCTTCGTGTCGAACCACCAGAGCATCTACGACATTCCGGTCGTGTTCTGGGCGCTGCCCTTTCAACTGCGGATCATCGCCAAACAGTCGCTCGGGTCGATCCCGTTTTTCGGCTGGCACCTCCGGCACACCGGGCATCTGCTCGTCGACAGGAGCCACTCTGATACGGCGGCCATTCTCAAGCGGTGGCGCGAGTTGATCGGCGACGGGTTATCGCTCATCATCTTTCCCGAGGGCACGCGCAGCGTCGATGGGCGCGTCGGGCGGTTCAAGGCCGGCAGCTTCCTGCTGGCCATGGAGGCCCGGCTGCCGATCGTCCCGGTGTCGATCACCGGCACGCGGCTCGTGATGCGAAAGGGCTTCCTGACGGTGCGGCCCGGCCACGTCATGCTGACCGTGCACGCGCCCGTCAGCACCGCCGAGGGATCGGAGCACTCCGACATGCCCGCCGCCATCACGCTTGCCGAGCAGGTGCGATCGGTGGTTGAGGCACGCGTGGTGGCGGAAGATCGGAACATCGGAACATGGCCATCGAATTGA
- the gltX gene encoding glutamate--tRNA ligase: MRLRFAPSPTGLLHVGNARTALFNWLLARGGGGTFILRIEDTDVQRSTRESEAGILEDLRWMGLTWDEGPDVGGPHGPYRQSERLGLYASYARALIEQGAAYHCFCTTEQIEADRRAAMEAGRPPKYVGRCRDLPPDQASERVAAGESAVIRLRVPENRDVTFQDVVRGEVRFSTDVIGDPVLVRSDGNPAYNFTVVIDDALMAITHVIRGEDHISNTPRQVLLYEALGFQPPVFAHLALVLGPDHAPLSKRHGATSVAEFRARGYLPESLVNYLALLGWSPGGGDELLDIRELARRFALESVGHSAAVFDREKLAWVNRHYLRLASPGRLTDLALPSFRAAGYLLNDSPEARAFIESVVPMASDSVDRVDQMPERLRFLFVFDPAEALGRDDVGDVLREPGAREVIDQLARELADAGRLDREAFRAAAARVKQATGHKGKHLFHPIRVALTGEAGGPELDLAVPAIDRGAELSASCGLSPIVGCAERAAKLAEAMKGRPC, encoded by the coding sequence ATGCGCCTGCGATTTGCGCCGAGCCCCACTGGGCTCCTTCACGTCGGGAATGCCCGCACGGCACTATTCAACTGGCTGCTGGCCAGAGGCGGCGGAGGCACGTTCATACTTCGCATCGAAGACACCGACGTCCAGCGATCGACGCGCGAGTCCGAGGCGGGGATTCTGGAAGACTTGCGGTGGATGGGGCTTACCTGGGACGAAGGCCCCGATGTCGGCGGTCCGCATGGGCCCTACCGGCAATCGGAGCGGCTCGGCTTGTACGCGTCGTACGCACGAGCGTTGATCGAGCAGGGGGCAGCCTACCACTGCTTCTGTACGACTGAACAGATCGAGGCCGATCGCCGCGCGGCGATGGAGGCGGGGCGTCCGCCGAAATATGTCGGACGTTGCCGCGACCTGCCGCCGGACCAGGCGAGCGAAAGGGTGGCGGCCGGAGAGTCGGCCGTCATTCGTCTCCGCGTGCCTGAGAACCGGGACGTGACGTTTCAGGACGTCGTGCGAGGAGAGGTTCGGTTCAGCACGGACGTGATCGGCGATCCCGTCCTCGTGCGGTCCGACGGCAATCCTGCGTACAACTTCACGGTGGTCATCGATGATGCGCTGATGGCGATCACGCACGTCATCCGCGGCGAGGATCACATCTCGAACACGCCACGGCAGGTGCTGCTGTACGAGGCGCTCGGCTTTCAGCCGCCGGTGTTCGCGCATCTGGCGCTCGTGCTGGGTCCGGATCACGCGCCCCTTTCCAAACGGCATGGCGCGACGTCGGTCGCGGAATTCCGCGCGCGTGGCTACCTGCCCGAGTCCCTGGTGAACTACCTCGCGCTGCTCGGATGGTCGCCTGGCGGGGGTGATGAACTGCTGGACATCCGGGAACTGGCGCGGCGATTCGCGCTCGAGTCCGTGGGTCACAGCGCCGCCGTGTTCGATCGGGAGAAGCTCGCCTGGGTCAATCGCCACTATCTGCGCCTGGCGAGTCCGGGCCGGCTGACTGACCTTGCGCTGCCGAGTTTCCGTGCGGCGGGATATCTATTGAACGATTCGCCTGAGGCCCGCGCGTTCATCGAATCGGTTGTGCCGATGGCGAGTGACTCTGTCGATCGGGTCGATCAGATGCCGGAGCGGCTGCGGTTCCTGTTTGTCTTCGATCCGGCCGAGGCGCTGGGGCGGGATGATGTCGGCGACGTGCTGCGGGAGCCTGGCGCGCGAGAGGTGATTGACCAACTGGCGCGGGAGCTGGCGGATGCCGGGCGGCTCGACCGCGAGGCGTTTCGCGCGGCGGCCGCGCGGGTGAAGCAGGCGACCGGCCACAAGGGCAAGCATCTGTTCCACCCGATTCGCGTGGCGCTGACGGGCGAAGCTGGCGGGCCGGAGCTTGATCTGGCCGTGCCGGCGATCGACCGCGGAGCGGAGTTGTCCGCGTCGTGTGGTCTATCTCCCATTGTGGGATGCGCGGAACGCGCCGCGAAGCTTGCGGAGGCGATGAAGGGGCGTCCTTGCTGA
- the rplI gene encoding 50S ribosomal protein L9 yields MEIILREHVENLGRRGDVVKVADGYARNFLLPRKLALLANPANVKIVERQRKLAEAKELAERSVAEAYAVRLAHADIAIARRVGENDTLYGSVTAADIADDLMAKGFEVDKRKIDLDEPLKQLGEFTVPIKLHRDVVAQLRVKVTALEAAKE; encoded by the coding sequence ATGGAAATCATTCTTCGTGAACACGTCGAGAATCTGGGCCGCCGCGGCGACGTCGTGAAGGTCGCCGACGGCTACGCCCGCAACTTCCTGCTGCCGCGCAAGCTCGCGTTGCTGGCAAACCCGGCGAACGTGAAGATCGTGGAGCGTCAGCGGAAGCTCGCCGAGGCGAAGGAACTGGCCGAACGGTCGGTCGCCGAAGCCTACGCCGTTCGCCTGGCGCACGCCGACATCGCCATCGCCCGACGGGTCGGCGAGAACGACACGCTCTACGGGTCGGTCACCGCGGCCGACATCGCCGACGACCTCATGGCCAAGGGGTTCGAGGTGGACAAACGCAAGATCGATCTGGACGAACCGCTCAAGCAACTGGGTGAGTTCACCGTGCCGATCAAGCTCCACCGTGACGTCGTGGCGCAGTTGAGGGTCAAGGTCACGGCGCTCGAAGCGGCCAAAGAGTAG
- the radA gene encoding DNA repair protein RadA: MKQAKTVFVCQDCGSQSQKWLGRCPECGAWNSFVEERPVVEGPAPGSNRFSSAAGNTARLYSEIETANFPRMTTGIDEFDRVLGGGIVPGSLVLLGGEPGIGKSTLLLQTASYVARTSGPVLYSSGEESEHQIKSRGERLGVGDAPLYLLAETGLERVLEEMARIRPALVIVDSIQTVFSFRMQSAPGSIGQVREAATQLLFAAKAQNVPTFLVGHVTKEGSLAGPKALEHIVDTVLYFEGERHHAHRIVRAAKNRFGAVSEMGVFEMTAAGLRPVANPSALFLAERPSGTPGSAVLCCIEGSRPILAEVQALVSTSSYGYAKRTAVGLDQNRLSLLLAVLEKRAGLQLGGDDVFANLAGGLSVDEPAVDLAVVAAVASSARNRAVGAGIAVFGEVGLAGEVRAVTQASRRVREAALMGFSRCVMPAANVDPTDPGLAGIECDLVGVRTVQEALDHLLV, from the coding sequence GTGAAACAAGCAAAGACCGTCTTCGTGTGCCAGGACTGCGGATCGCAGTCGCAGAAATGGCTGGGCCGCTGCCCGGAGTGCGGCGCCTGGAACTCGTTCGTGGAAGAACGCCCGGTCGTTGAAGGCCCGGCTCCCGGCTCGAATCGCTTCTCGTCGGCCGCCGGCAACACCGCGCGGCTGTACTCCGAGATCGAGACCGCCAACTTCCCCAGGATGACCACGGGCATCGACGAGTTCGATCGGGTGCTTGGCGGCGGCATCGTGCCCGGATCGCTGGTGTTGCTGGGCGGCGAGCCTGGCATCGGCAAGTCGACGTTGTTGCTTCAGACCGCCTCGTACGTGGCCCGCACGTCCGGGCCGGTCCTCTACAGTTCGGGCGAGGAATCCGAACACCAGATCAAGTCGCGGGGCGAGCGGCTCGGCGTCGGCGACGCCCCCTTGTACCTGCTGGCTGAAACGGGTCTCGAACGCGTGCTCGAGGAGATGGCGCGGATCCGGCCGGCGCTGGTCATCGTCGATTCGATCCAGACCGTGTTCTCGTTCCGCATGCAATCGGCGCCGGGCAGTATCGGCCAGGTTCGCGAGGCGGCGACCCAGCTGCTGTTCGCGGCCAAGGCTCAGAACGTGCCGACTTTCCTGGTCGGCCACGTCACAAAGGAAGGCAGTCTCGCCGGTCCCAAGGCGCTCGAGCACATTGTCGATACGGTGCTGTACTTCGAAGGCGAGCGCCATCACGCCCACCGAATCGTCAGAGCGGCAAAGAACCGGTTCGGAGCCGTGAGCGAGATGGGCGTGTTCGAAATGACGGCGGCGGGGCTTCGGCCCGTGGCGAACCCCTCCGCGCTCTTCCTGGCGGAGCGGCCGAGCGGCACGCCCGGTTCGGCCGTGCTCTGCTGTATCGAAGGATCGCGGCCGATCCTCGCGGAAGTGCAGGCGCTGGTCAGCACGAGCTCGTACGGATACGCCAAGCGCACCGCCGTGGGCCTCGACCAGAACCGGCTCTCGCTGCTGCTGGCGGTTCTGGAGAAACGCGCGGGGCTGCAGTTGGGCGGTGACGATGTGTTCGCGAACCTGGCGGGCGGATTGAGTGTCGACGAGCCGGCGGTGGATCTGGCGGTCGTGGCCGCGGTCGCCTCGAGTGCCAGAAACCGTGCCGTCGGCGCCGGCATTGCCGTGTTCGGCGAAGTCGGCCTGGCCGGAGAGGTGCGGGCCGTCACCCAGGCGTCCAGGCGCGTGCGGGAAGCCGCCCTGATGGGATTCAGCCGCTGCGTGATGCCGGCCGCCAACGTCGATCCGACTGACCCGGGCCTCGCCGGGATTGAGTGCGACCTGGTCGGCGTCAGGACGGTGCAAGAGGCGCTCGATCATTTGCTCGTGTAA